The sequence below is a genomic window from Pleurocapsa sp. PCC 7327.
TGTAAAGTTAGATTAAAAGAAGAGAATGATGTCCGTATTCATGCAAGCTGCTGCGGCTAGCGGCAAATTTCCCGTTTATTTTGTCGCCGTTTACGTTATTGGTTTTATTGCTGCTGTTACTATCGGTTCGATTGCGTGGTACAATTCCAAGCGACCCGTGGGTTGGGAAGATGCGAAAAAACCCGATTACTTGCCAGAAATAAAAACGAACAAAGAGACAGATACTGATAAATAAAATTTATAGGACTGACAGTCAGAAATCAGAAGTCAACCAGCCAACTTCTGACAACTGATGACTGGTAACTGTCACAATGTATGACTCGTTTGAGTTAACTGGTGGCTCTGAGGCGATTGGCATCGAGCATTTTTTCTAACATGGACTGGGAAACGCAACGGCGTTCGGAACAATACGCCATCTGATTAACGCCATTCATCATCTTGACCGTCATGACGCGCACGCGAAAATCATCATTGACAAACCAGCATCGTTCCTGTCCCTGGTTTCTTTCGTATTCGGTGTTAATCGTCAAAACGCCATGCTCGTCAAAGTGATAAATGCCAACGACGGGAATTCCTTCCACATAGCCTCGGTTGCGCAAAAATTTTCCGTAGCGATTGTTTTCGGGATCGGGAAGATCGACTAAAATTGCCGCATAATCTGGATTGGGTTCGCGTTCGTCGATATTGCTCTGCCACGAAAAACTTGCGCCGCCAGCGATTAAGGCGGGATCGACATTTTGTTGCTTGCAGATAGCAATCGCTCTGGGATCGTCTTTTTCGAGAACCTCGACAATTAAGTTCGATTCCCCCGACTC
It includes:
- a CDS encoding phycobiliprotein lyase codes for the protein MQLKHPTNMMDFFRKSEGVWFSQRTVHHFDSVEDESGESNLIVEVLEKDDPRAIAICKQQNVDPALIAGGASFSWQSNIDEREPNPDYAAILVDLPDPENNRYGKFLRNRGYVEGIPVVGIYHFDEHGVLTINTEYERNQGQERCWFVNDDFRVRVMTVKMMNGVNQMAYCSERRCVSQSMLEKMLDANRLRATS
- the psb35 gene encoding photosystem II assembly protein Psb35, coding for MMSVFMQAAAASGKFPVYFVAVYVIGFIAAVTIGSIAWYNSKRPVGWEDAKKPDYLPEIKTNKETDTDK